Part of the Chloroflexota bacterium genome, ACCCTCGAAGGACTTGCGCCCTTACTGGTTTTCAAGACCAGCGCATTCAACCGCTCTGCCAACCCTCCGCGAAGCAGGGTAGTGGCGTGCGGCGGCGTCAGTCGAGCAGCGAGTCTCCGATGAATCGCCCGGGCCGGTCGGGAATGCCCGGCGGCACGGCGAACAGGCCGCTCGAGCGGTGCACGATGTACTCGTTGAGCTGGTCGTTGGCTCCGAGCCGCCGCTGGACCGGCA contains:
- a CDS encoding Dyp-type peroxidase; translation: PVQRRLGANDQLNEYIVHRSSGLFAVPPGIPDRPGRFIGDSLLD